The Arthrobacter russicus genome has a segment encoding these proteins:
- the pyrE gene encoding orotate phosphoribosyltransferase, which yields MTSTLDSAAARARLLELIKELAVVHGKVTLSSGKEADYYIDLRRITLHHEASGLVGRVMLDLLDDAGIEFEAAGGLTLGADPVGTAIMHTAAARDRKIDAFVVRKEQKAHGMKRQVEGPSVQGRAVVVLEDTSTTGASPLQAVEGVRNAGGEVQAVAVIVDRATGAQALIEQETGVRYLAAFSKDELGLD from the coding sequence ATGACCTCGACTTTGGATTCTGCCGCTGCCCGCGCCCGCCTGCTGGAACTGATCAAGGAGCTTGCCGTGGTGCACGGCAAAGTGACGCTCTCCAGCGGAAAAGAAGCCGACTACTACATCGACCTGCGCCGGATCACGCTGCACCACGAAGCCAGCGGATTGGTCGGCCGGGTGATGTTGGACCTGCTCGACGACGCCGGCATCGAGTTCGAGGCGGCCGGCGGCCTGACCTTGGGCGCAGACCCGGTCGGCACCGCGATCATGCACACCGCGGCGGCCCGGGACCGGAAGATCGACGCCTTCGTGGTGCGCAAGGAGCAGAAGGCGCACGGTATGAAGCGCCAGGTCGAAGGGCCTTCGGTGCAGGGCCGCGCCGTCGTCGTGCTGGAAGACACGTCGACCACCGGAGCTTCGCCACTGCAGGCCGTCGAAGGCGTGCGGAACGCGGGCGGCGAGGTGCAGGCGGTCGCCGTGATCGTGGACCGCGCAACCGGCGCGCAGGCCTTGATCGAACAGGAAACCGGCGTCCGTTATCTGGCGGCGTTCAGCAAGGACGAACTCGGGCTGGACTGA